Proteins encoded by one window of Salicibibacter halophilus:
- the pgsA gene encoding CDP-diacylglycerol--glycerol-3-phosphate 3-phosphatidyltransferase encodes MNLPNQITIIRIGFIPIFMLIFLYPFQWGPPIDVFGTEVPVNHAVAGIIFAIAAGTDWLDGYIARSRNLISNFGKFLDPLADKLLVTAALLSLIEVGFLPAWIAVVILSREFAVTGMRLVAAAEGKVIAASPLGKGKTLFQMLAVFFLMVHNAPFDALGLPIAMVLMGIALILTVFSGIDYFVKNKHVFNDV; translated from the coding sequence GTGAACCTGCCAAACCAGATTACGATCATCCGTATCGGATTCATCCCGATATTTATGCTGATTTTTCTCTATCCCTTCCAATGGGGTCCCCCCATAGATGTTTTCGGGACGGAGGTGCCCGTGAACCACGCGGTTGCCGGGATTATTTTTGCCATTGCCGCGGGGACGGATTGGCTTGACGGCTATATTGCCCGTAGCCGTAACCTCATCAGCAATTTTGGAAAATTTTTAGACCCTTTAGCGGACAAACTGCTCGTGACAGCAGCTTTATTATCCCTTATAGAGGTCGGTTTTTTGCCGGCTTGGATTGCTGTGGTCATTCTTAGCCGCGAATTTGCCGTCACTGGGATGAGACTAGTGGCTGCAGCCGAAGGCAAAGTCATTGCGGCCAGTCCGCTCGGCAAGGGGAAGACGCTCTTTCAAATGCTTGCAGTTTTTTTCCTTATGGTTCACAATGCACCTTTCGATGCTCTCGGATTGCCGATCGCGATGGTGTTGATGGGGATCGCTCTCATCTTGACGGTGTTTTCCGGCATCGATTACTTTGTGAAAAATAAACATGTGTTCAATGACGTTTAG
- a CDS encoding helix-turn-helix domain-containing protein, giving the protein MAELGQFLQEKREEKGWGLDEVQTRTKIQKRYLLAIEEGRYDDLPGAFYARAFIKSYAEALELEPEEVFSEFEHDLPKPRKESVDLPTRTERSKTKRSSQEGTKKNSVLPSVLVVCFLVAIVAVIWVSNIDGGGGDLASDEEENGNVDIVNETADEEETTQETNGNEENGNDNEGSGNNGESENGQLSFEEITDGYNSIYTIDSDTLEITLDFDEEADSYVDFREEPNDDDSIVETAAAPSDESEQDFDFSEHDSITVNAGYTPALTIYVNGEALEYELDPSERDFQRITIEKENESQ; this is encoded by the coding sequence ATGGCTGAATTAGGGCAATTTTTACAGGAAAAGCGTGAAGAAAAAGGGTGGGGGCTTGATGAAGTCCAAACACGAACGAAAATTCAAAAGCGCTATTTATTGGCCATAGAAGAAGGGCGCTATGACGATTTGCCCGGCGCTTTCTATGCCCGTGCATTTATTAAAAGTTACGCAGAAGCGCTGGAACTTGAACCTGAAGAAGTTTTTTCGGAGTTTGAGCATGATTTGCCGAAACCGAGAAAAGAGTCGGTAGACCTTCCTACCAGAACAGAACGGTCAAAAACGAAACGATCCTCCCAGGAAGGGACAAAAAAGAATAGTGTCCTTCCTTCTGTTTTGGTTGTTTGTTTCCTCGTCGCGATTGTCGCTGTCATTTGGGTTTCCAACATTGACGGCGGAGGTGGCGACCTCGCTTCTGATGAAGAGGAAAACGGGAATGTTGATATCGTTAATGAAACGGCGGATGAAGAAGAGACGACGCAAGAAACGAACGGCAACGAAGAAAACGGGAATGACAACGAAGGGAGCGGCAATAACGGAGAAAGTGAGAATGGACAACTCTCTTTTGAGGAAATCACGGACGGATATAATTCCATCTATACGATAGACAGTGATACATTGGAGATAACGCTTGATTTTGATGAAGAAGCGGACAGTTATGTTGATTTTCGTGAAGAACCGAATGATGACGACTCGATCGTAGAAACGGCCGCTGCCCCTTCCGATGAATCAGAACAAGACTTTGATTTCAGCGAACATGACTCGATTACGGTAAATGCCGGCTATACCCCCGCGCTCACGATTTATGTGAACGGCGAAGCATTGGAATACGAATTAGACCCTTCTGAAAGGGATTTCCAGCGTATTACCATTGAAAAAGAAAATGAATCGCAGTAA
- a CDS encoding DUF3388 domain-containing protein, translating to MEKKEWYFEYQIRQNRPGLLGDISSLLGMLSINIVSINGIENDRRGMLIRSASDDHVTRLRDILQTMDAISLKKFRIPRLRDRLAVMHGRYIERDLGDKKTYRFVRDELGLLVDFLAELFKEKRHYLVGVRGMPRVGKTESIVAASVCANKHWSFISSTLLRQTIRSTLPEDEFGEELVYIIDGIVTTMRAPEKHRTLVDEIMRLSAVKVVEHPDIFVRETAYTLKDFDCIIELRNDVNEEITYEMVESGFSSFDIS from the coding sequence ATGGAAAAAAAAGAGTGGTATTTTGAATATCAGATTCGTCAAAACCGTCCCGGCTTACTGGGGGACATTTCCTCGTTACTTGGCATGTTATCGATTAATATTGTATCGATTAACGGCATCGAAAATGATCGGCGCGGAATGTTGATTCGCAGTGCCAGCGATGATCATGTAACACGATTACGTGATATATTGCAAACGATGGATGCGATTTCGCTTAAAAAGTTTCGGATTCCGAGGCTGCGGGATCGATTGGCTGTCATGCATGGGCGTTATATCGAAAGAGATCTGGGGGATAAAAAGACGTATCGCTTTGTTCGTGATGAGCTTGGGTTGTTGGTCGACTTTTTGGCAGAGCTGTTTAAAGAGAAGCGCCATTATCTCGTAGGTGTGCGGGGGATGCCGAGAGTCGGGAAGACCGAATCGATCGTAGCCGCTAGCGTTTGTGCGAATAAACACTGGTCTTTCATTTCTTCTACACTGTTACGGCAAACGATTCGCAGCACGCTTCCCGAGGATGAATTCGGTGAAGAGCTCGTTTATATCATCGACGGGATTGTTACGACCATGCGTGCACCGGAAAAGCATCGCACCCTCGTCGATGAGATTATGCGCTTGTCCGCTGTAAAAGTTGTGGAGCATCCGGATATTTTTGTGCGTGAAACAGCATATACATTAAAAGATTTTGATTGCATCATTGAACTTCGTAATGATGTAAACGAAGAAATTACCTATGAAATGGTGGAATCGGGTTTTTCTTCTTTTGATATTAGCTAA
- a CDS encoding DUF3243 domain-containing protein — protein MSVLDNWEQWKSFLGDSLHNAEDDGMKNGAISDVAFQVGDYLANNVDPKNEQERVLSDLWHVADEQEQHAIANVMVKLVQEK, from the coding sequence ATGTCCGTATTGGACAATTGGGAACAGTGGAAGTCGTTTTTGGGGGACAGCTTGCACAATGCCGAAGATGATGGCATGAAAAACGGTGCAATTTCCGATGTGGCTTTTCAAGTTGGCGATTATTTGGCCAACAACGTAGACCCTAAAAACGAACAAGAAAGGGTATTGTCTGATTTGTGGCACGTGGCTGATGAACAAGAGCAACACGCAATCGCGAATGTAATGGTGAAGCTGGTACAGGAAAAATAA
- the ymfI gene encoding elongation factor P 5-aminopentanone reductase gives MMTTLITGSSGGIGAAVAKALAAPGQHLYLHYHEGKAEAEKVRAHCEKQGATVTLVCANLQADDGVPALIAGVHHPVDHLILANGKAYYGLYTDMEDRELMDVFTLNVTAPMRIVKHFLTHMINQKYGRIVAVSSIWGDVGAALEVAYSAAKGGMNQFVRAIAKEAAPSGITVNGVSPGVVDTKMMDAFSSEEKAELEHAIPAGRFGTVEEVASACSYLLSPEASYINGHILSVNGAWSG, from the coding sequence ATGATGACAACATTGATCACGGGCAGCAGCGGAGGCATTGGCGCTGCCGTTGCAAAAGCGCTCGCTGCTCCCGGGCAACACCTGTATCTGCACTACCACGAAGGGAAAGCAGAGGCAGAGAAAGTTCGTGCCCACTGTGAAAAACAGGGGGCAACAGTCACTTTGGTTTGCGCGAATCTGCAAGCAGACGATGGCGTTCCCGCCCTTATTGCAGGCGTGCATCACCCGGTTGACCATCTTATCCTGGCGAATGGCAAAGCGTACTACGGGCTTTATACGGATATGGAAGACCGGGAACTGATGGATGTGTTTACCCTGAATGTCACTGCGCCGATGCGTATTGTCAAACATTTCCTTACACATATGATCAACCAAAAATACGGAAGAATCGTTGCCGTTTCCTCCATTTGGGGGGATGTGGGAGCAGCGCTTGAAGTAGCGTATTCCGCGGCAAAGGGAGGGATGAATCAATTCGTCCGTGCCATCGCCAAAGAAGCAGCGCCGTCCGGCATCACCGTGAACGGAGTGTCACCGGGAGTGGTGGATACAAAAATGATGGATGCGTTCAGCAGTGAAGAGAAAGCGGAATTGGAACATGCCATTCCCGCCGGACGCTTCGGAACCGTGGAAGAAGTGGCGAGCGCTTGTTCGTATTTGCTGAGTCCGGAAGCCAGTTATATAAATGGGCATATCCTTTCCGTAAACGGGGCATGGAGCGGATAG
- the yfmH gene encoding EF-P 5-aminopentanol modification-associated protein YfmH — MEKQHYEQIEETIYMETLSNGLKVYVLPKPNHNKTFSIFTTDYGSIDQAFTPINSDQMVQVPDGIAHFLEHKLFEEEDGSDAFDTFSKRGAQTNAFTSFTRTAYLFSSTSEVDANVETLLDFVQSPYFTEETVEKEKGIIGQEINMYNDDADWRLFFGLISALYKNNPVRIDIAGTVESIDDITKDMLYTCYQTFYHPSNMVLFVVGPVDPEETIHLVKGNQEKKSFPEADTLARTYGSEPKESFERQKTIEMNVQTPKCLLGFKEPNEEYPLSGLAYELGVQLLMDMMFGLGSSTYEKLYKEGVIDNSFSADFTMERSFGFSAIGGDTKDPDRLVSVLEETVDAYQQQGLGEEEMQLAKKRKIGTFLKQLNSPEFIATQFTRYEMNGDSLFEVVPTLEKMSIGDLENILHRHFRTERSSVVKVEGSGS, encoded by the coding sequence ATGGAAAAACAACATTATGAGCAGATCGAAGAAACGATCTATATGGAAACGTTGAGCAATGGCCTAAAAGTGTATGTATTGCCAAAACCCAACCATAACAAGACGTTTTCTATTTTTACGACTGACTACGGCTCCATTGACCAAGCATTTACCCCTATAAACAGTGACCAGATGGTACAAGTCCCTGATGGCATCGCCCATTTCCTCGAACATAAACTTTTTGAGGAGGAAGATGGCAGTGATGCGTTTGACACGTTCAGCAAGCGCGGAGCCCAGACGAATGCTTTCACAAGTTTCACGAGAACCGCTTATTTATTTTCAAGTACGAGTGAAGTGGACGCAAATGTGGAAACGTTGTTGGATTTTGTGCAGTCCCCGTATTTTACTGAAGAAACGGTGGAAAAAGAAAAGGGGATTATCGGCCAGGAAATCAACATGTATAACGACGACGCCGACTGGCGCTTATTTTTTGGACTGATCAGTGCGCTTTACAAAAATAATCCGGTGCGTATCGATATTGCAGGAACGGTAGAATCGATCGACGACATTACAAAGGATATGCTTTATACGTGCTATCAAACCTTTTACCATCCTTCCAATATGGTTTTGTTTGTCGTCGGCCCCGTGGACCCCGAGGAAACCATTCATCTCGTGAAAGGCAACCAGGAAAAGAAGTCCTTCCCGGAAGCCGACACACTCGCGCGCACGTATGGATCGGAGCCTAAGGAAAGCTTTGAGCGGCAAAAGACGATTGAAATGAACGTGCAAACGCCGAAATGTTTGCTTGGGTTTAAAGAGCCCAATGAGGAATATCCCCTGTCCGGGCTCGCGTATGAATTAGGGGTGCAATTGCTCATGGACATGATGTTTGGGCTTGGGTCGAGCACCTATGAGAAATTGTATAAAGAAGGCGTCATTGACAACAGCTTTTCCGCTGATTTCACGATGGAGCGTTCGTTTGGATTCTCCGCCATTGGAGGCGACACGAAAGATCCCGATCGACTCGTTTCTGTGTTGGAAGAAACGGTAGATGCCTATCAGCAACAGGGTTTAGGGGAAGAAGAAATGCAACTGGCCAAAAAACGGAAAATCGGAACGTTCCTGAAACAATTGAACAGCCCCGAGTTCATCGCTACCCAATTCACCCGCTACGAAATGAACGGGGATTCGCTTTTTGAGGTTGTGCCAACGCTTGAAAAAATGAGCATCGGGGACTTGGAAAACATTTTGCACCGGCATTTCCGTACCGAAAGAAGTTCTGTCGTGAAAGTGGAAGGCTCAGGGTCATGA
- the yfmF gene encoding EF-P 5-aminopentanol modification-associated protein YfmF, which produces MAEAEQFNAGGLRVHWQPSDTFKTTTIVMHVKTPLEAKTAASRTLLAHVLQAGTEAYPSRRKVRYFLDGLYGATFYADVGKKGENHILTFVMEVASERYLKNEAPLLPQALSFLMSVIHKPNRSENGFSEAIIQEEKQALVQRIRNIADDKTRYANIRMLEEMCSDEPFGLHPFGSAEEVEAITNQGLQEAYERMLRNDQFDLFVTGPGTKEEITDAIHSMGQNVAEGKHVDSKPTIQDAPEQVNEVVEKQPIQQAKLHLGFRVPHTVGSGEYTAVLVTNGILGAYPHSKLFVNVREKESLAYYAASRYEPYKGILFAMAGIAPDQYEKAARIMKEQLEALKRGDITEEELTTTKYMLKNQILEQVDSARGAIEMNYQNVLSGAKRTVDDRLREIETVDMETVISVAKAIQLDTVYLLTGEEGTA; this is translated from the coding sequence ATGGCAGAAGCAGAACAATTCAACGCCGGCGGGCTGCGTGTTCACTGGCAACCGAGTGACACATTCAAAACGACGACAATCGTGATGCACGTGAAGACCCCTTTGGAAGCGAAGACGGCAGCTTCGCGCACGCTGCTTGCGCATGTGCTGCAAGCAGGTACCGAAGCATACCCGAGCCGAAGAAAAGTCCGTTATTTTCTGGATGGCTTGTATGGGGCAACCTTTTATGCGGATGTAGGGAAAAAAGGGGAAAACCATATCCTCACCTTTGTGATGGAAGTGGCAAGTGAACGGTATTTAAAAAATGAAGCTCCGCTTCTGCCACAAGCGTTGTCGTTTTTGATGTCGGTCATTCACAAGCCAAATCGATCGGAAAACGGCTTTAGTGAAGCGATCATTCAAGAAGAAAAACAGGCGCTCGTGCAACGGATTCGAAACATAGCCGACGACAAAACACGTTATGCGAATATCCGTATGCTGGAAGAAATGTGTTCGGATGAACCCTTTGGGCTTCACCCTTTCGGCAGCGCTGAAGAAGTGGAAGCGATCACCAATCAGGGGCTTCAAGAGGCTTATGAACGCATGTTGCGCAACGACCAATTTGATTTGTTTGTGACAGGCCCGGGCACAAAAGAAGAAATTACCGACGCCATTCATTCCATGGGGCAGAACGTTGCAGAAGGGAAACACGTTGATTCAAAGCCAACGATTCAGGACGCACCGGAACAGGTGAATGAGGTGGTGGAAAAACAACCCATTCAACAGGCAAAATTACACCTCGGTTTTCGAGTGCCTCACACAGTTGGGTCCGGTGAATATACGGCTGTTCTCGTGACAAATGGAATCCTTGGCGCTTACCCGCACTCGAAGTTATTTGTTAACGTTCGGGAAAAGGAAAGCCTTGCCTATTATGCGGCTTCCCGTTATGAACCGTATAAAGGGATTTTATTTGCCATGGCCGGTATTGCTCCCGATCAATACGAAAAGGCTGCCCGGATCATGAAAGAACAGTTGGAGGCATTGAAGCGTGGAGATATAACCGAGGAAGAGTTAACAACGACGAAATATATGCTGAAAAATCAAATCTTGGAACAAGTGGACAGTGCTCGCGGTGCCATTGAAATGAATTATCAAAATGTGCTTAGCGGCGCGAAAAGGACAGTGGACGATCGTCTCAGGGAAATTGAAACGGTGGATATGGAGACTGTCATTTCCGTTGCCAAAGCGATTCAACTGGATACGGTTTACTTGTTGACCGGCGAGGAGGGAACAGCTTAA
- a CDS encoding DNA translocase FtsK codes for MAAKKKKRRRKKQQEWTTQLKFEVSGLILLALAVIATFTYGPVGTIIIQLFRFFAGEWHHFLTVLLYAFALTLIFRRAFVSFWSRRLAGVYTIMFTILLYSHLGLFENLASSGPFQDGSVLMNTFRLYTMDMTGQADDLGGGMVGAVGYATGTFLVDVPGTQVIAILLVVIGFILLSGKSLKESGKWVYDRVKAAAAPLANSFRNFRANRPSGSGQAPSAPEAAKEAKKPAASGTKAGSSNARGKSNEDARPVIHNFQEQAYQETPKPVHAQQAKPSADDKTESIKDSESAPLLTAQTTNEDYRLPALKLLSAPVQNKQTNDRSHVSSNAKKLEDTLQSFGVQAQVNEVHLGPAVTKYEVQPATGVKVSKIVSLTDDIALALAAKDIRIEAPIPGKAAVGIEVPNQDISMVTLREVLESDKAKNSHVLSVALGRDISGEPMTAELHKMPHMLVAGATGSGKSVCINGIVTSILMKAKPHEVKLMMIDPKMVELNVYNGIPHLLTPVVTEPKKASQALKKVVAEMERRYDLFSSSGARNIDAYNEMIRKQNEKGDEEQPTLPYIVVIVDELADLMMVASSDVEDAITRLAQMARAAGIHMIIATQRPSVDVITGVIKANIPSRIAFGVSSQTDSRTILDAGGAEKLLGRGDMLFIPVGANKTTRIQGAFISDEEVEAVVNDVVEQQKATYQEEMMPEEVPETSAEPEDELYYDAVSLVVQMNSASVSMLQRRFRIGYTRAARLVDEMEAQGIVGPYEGKKPREVLYQPPDNDDLTNVR; via the coding sequence TTGGCGGCCAAAAAGAAAAAACGCCGGAGAAAGAAACAACAGGAATGGACGACCCAACTAAAATTTGAAGTATCAGGATTGATTCTCCTCGCCCTCGCTGTCATAGCCACGTTTACTTATGGTCCGGTAGGAACGATTATTATTCAACTGTTTCGTTTTTTTGCGGGGGAATGGCATCATTTTCTCACTGTACTTTTATATGCATTTGCACTTACGCTTATTTTCCGGCGCGCCTTCGTGAGCTTTTGGTCCCGTCGGTTGGCGGGCGTCTATACGATTATGTTTACCATTCTGCTTTATAGCCATTTAGGCCTCTTTGAGAACTTGGCAAGTAGCGGCCCGTTTCAAGACGGTTCGGTGCTTATGAACACATTCCGTCTGTATACGATGGATATGACCGGGCAAGCCGATGATCTCGGCGGCGGGATGGTCGGGGCGGTAGGATATGCCACCGGAACATTTCTGGTTGATGTCCCCGGCACTCAGGTGATCGCCATATTGCTAGTTGTGATCGGTTTTATTTTGCTAAGCGGAAAGTCATTAAAAGAAAGCGGGAAATGGGTGTATGATCGTGTGAAAGCAGCTGCAGCCCCACTTGCCAATTCTTTCCGAAACTTCCGGGCAAACCGTCCATCGGGGAGCGGACAAGCCCCAAGCGCTCCGGAAGCTGCCAAGGAAGCAAAAAAACCAGCGGCATCGGGAACGAAAGCTGGTTCCTCTAATGCTAGAGGCAAATCCAATGAAGATGCACGTCCGGTCATCCACAATTTCCAAGAACAAGCGTATCAAGAAACGCCAAAGCCAGTACATGCACAGCAAGCGAAACCGTCAGCGGATGACAAAACAGAAAGTATTAAAGACAGCGAATCCGCACCGCTGTTAACGGCACAAACAACCAATGAAGACTATCGCTTGCCGGCGCTGAAGTTATTAAGTGCGCCCGTTCAAAATAAACAGACGAATGACCGTAGCCACGTCTCCTCGAATGCGAAAAAACTGGAAGATACATTGCAAAGTTTCGGGGTGCAAGCACAAGTCAATGAGGTTCATTTGGGACCGGCGGTTACAAAATACGAAGTGCAGCCGGCAACAGGCGTCAAGGTGAGCAAAATTGTCAGTCTCACCGATGACATTGCGTTAGCACTCGCGGCGAAAGACATTCGAATCGAAGCGCCGATCCCGGGCAAAGCCGCTGTGGGAATAGAAGTGCCCAACCAGGATATTTCAATGGTTACATTGCGGGAAGTGCTGGAATCGGATAAAGCGAAAAATTCCCATGTATTGTCCGTTGCTTTAGGCCGGGATATTTCCGGTGAACCGATGACTGCCGAGCTTCATAAAATGCCGCACATGCTCGTTGCCGGAGCGACAGGGAGCGGGAAGAGTGTTTGCATCAATGGCATTGTCACCAGCATACTCATGAAAGCGAAGCCCCATGAGGTCAAACTAATGATGATTGACCCGAAAATGGTGGAGTTGAATGTTTATAATGGCATTCCCCATCTGTTAACGCCGGTTGTTACAGAGCCGAAAAAGGCGTCGCAGGCATTGAAAAAAGTCGTTGCCGAAATGGAACGCCGTTATGATCTTTTCTCAAGTAGCGGCGCCCGTAATATTGATGCGTATAATGAAATGATCCGGAAGCAAAATGAGAAAGGAGATGAAGAGCAGCCGACGCTGCCCTATATTGTCGTGATTGTCGATGAATTGGCCGACTTGATGATGGTGGCTTCCTCTGATGTGGAAGACGCGATTACCCGGCTGGCACAGATGGCAAGAGCCGCGGGCATTCATATGATCATTGCCACCCAGCGCCCGTCGGTCGATGTCATTACCGGTGTCATTAAAGCCAATATCCCTTCACGCATCGCGTTTGGCGTTTCCAGCCAAACGGATTCCCGTACGATCTTGGATGCGGGCGGAGCCGAGAAGTTGCTCGGCCGCGGAGATATGTTATTTATACCGGTTGGCGCAAATAAAACGACGCGGATTCAAGGGGCGTTTATCTCCGATGAAGAGGTGGAGGCCGTGGTTAATGATGTGGTGGAACAACAAAAAGCTACGTATCAGGAAGAGATGATGCCGGAAGAGGTGCCGGAAACAAGCGCCGAGCCGGAAGACGAGCTTTATTATGATGCCGTATCGCTCGTTGTGCAAATGAATTCAGCGTCCGTATCCATGTTGCAACGCCGTTTTCGTATTGGTTACACAAGGGCAGCCCGCCTCGTTGACGAGATGGAGGCGCAAGGCATTGTTGGACCGTATGAAGGGAAAAAACCGCGGGAAGTTTTATATCAGCCTCCCGATAACGATGATTTGACGAACGTTAGGTGA
- a CDS encoding YlzJ-like family protein, whose product MTLYTHLPIEDVMAEKNDTEVKYKDTPSGTVMIQKNEDGAWIVQRLVSPDPNDYLNDSYQPGTRWNSEE is encoded by the coding sequence ATGACCCTCTACACCCATCTTCCTATCGAGGACGTTATGGCAGAGAAAAACGACACGGAAGTGAAATATAAGGATACCCCGTCCGGAACGGTCATGATACAAAAAAACGAGGATGGGGCATGGATTGTTCAACGTTTAGTGAGCCCGGATCCTAATGACTATTTGAACGATTCGTACCAGCCGGGCACCAGGTGGAATAGCGAAGAATAA
- a CDS encoding ClpP family protease codes for MAEEQEPNQPNEQPNTQSDETAQGLVDKIQALGQTNVPKANSDIHVITVIGQIEGHMQLPPQNKTTKYEHIIPQLVAIEQNPNIKGLLLVLNTVGGDVEAGLAIAEMVASMDKPSVTIVLGGGHSIGVPIAVAGDHSFIAETATMTIHPIRLNGMVVGVPQTFEYLEEMQERIIQFVTNHSNVNDDKFRELMFAKGNLSRDIGTNVIGKDAVDHGLIQSPGGVGPAIRKLNELIQQKEAEQGEMLQ; via the coding sequence ATGGCAGAAGAACAAGAACCAAACCAACCGAACGAGCAGCCAAATACACAGTCTGATGAAACTGCGCAGGGACTCGTTGATAAAATTCAGGCGCTCGGACAAACAAACGTCCCGAAAGCTAACTCGGACATTCATGTGATTACGGTGATCGGACAGATCGAGGGGCATATGCAATTGCCGCCACAAAACAAAACGACCAAGTACGAGCACATTATTCCCCAGTTGGTCGCTATTGAACAAAACCCAAACATCAAAGGACTTTTGCTCGTGCTAAATACAGTCGGCGGCGACGTGGAGGCAGGTTTGGCAATCGCGGAGATGGTGGCGAGCATGGATAAGCCTTCGGTAACCATCGTGCTCGGTGGCGGGCATTCCATCGGCGTTCCTATCGCGGTCGCGGGCGACCACTCTTTTATTGCGGAAACCGCGACCATGACCATTCATCCCATTCGTTTAAACGGAATGGTCGTCGGTGTGCCGCAAACATTTGAATATCTCGAGGAAATGCAGGAACGTATTATCCAGTTTGTAACGAATCACTCGAATGTGAATGATGACAAGTTTCGGGAATTAATGTTTGCAAAAGGCAACCTTTCCAGAGATATCGGTACGAATGTGATCGGCAAGGATGCCGTCGATCATGGACTTATCCAATCCCCCGGCGGTGTGGGACCGGCCATTCGCAAGCTTAATGAACTTATCCAACAAAAAGAAGCGGAACAAGGAGAGATGCTACAATGA